The following DNA comes from Bacteroidota bacterium.
GCCAATGGTAAATTTGAGCTAAACGGGAAAATTTCCGAGCTTGCCCGAAATAATGGTGAAAATCATTTGCATGGGGGAAATATCGGTTATAATAATGTGTTTTGGGACATCCTCGAATATTCTGAAAATGCTGTTAAACTGCATTATTTAAGTAAGGATGGCGAAGAAGGATACCCCGGGAATATGGATATTCAGGTAACCTATACCTTAACGGAAAACAATGAGATCGAAATCAATTATCTGGCTGAAACTGATCAACCCACTGTTCTGAATCTTACACATCATTCGTTTTTCAATTTAAAAGATGGTGGTATAAGCCCCATTCTTGATCATGAACTCATGATCAATGCTAATGCTTATACACCTGTAGATGCAGGTCTTATCCCAACAGGAGAGATCATGAATGTTGAAAATACACCCATGGATTTCCGTACACAAATCCCGATAGGACAAAGAATAGAAGAAGATTATGAACAGCTGAAAATGGGAAAGGGATACGATCATAATTGGGTGCTGAACAAAGATGCAAATGAACTGACATTAGCTGCCAGGGTATATGAGCCATCAACCGGAAGAACAATGGAAGTATATACGACCGAACCGGCTTTGCAATTTTATTCAGGTAATTTTCTGGACAATACCGACAAAGGACATAATGGGACTTTATATCAATTCAGATCAGCTTTTTGTTTAGAAACACAACATTATCCCGATTCACCAAACCATGCTAATTTTCCTTCAACCCTTCTAAATCCAGGAGAAAAATACACACAAAAAACCATTTATAAATTTGGGGTAAATCCATAAAATGATGAAAAAATTAATACTGTTCGGTTGTTTTATTCTTTTATTGAATCCATTCGTAAGAACACAGAATTTTAATATTTGGTTATACAACGGAGAAGTATTGGTTTCTTATGATGAGGCTTCAAAGATGTTGCCTTTATTCAGTGCCGAAATAAACGGACAAGTTGTTTTTTCTTCAGCGAATGGTTATAGCAGTAATATCCGCAATTTGCCGGAATATAAATATGAAATGAACCCTCACCCCAAAGGCGGTTATATTTTTAAAATTCATTTTACGAATACGAGCCAGGATACCCTTGATATTGCTAATATTATTCCTTTTGGAGAGAATAAAGATCGGATTTATATCACGGCAAAAGGACCCAAGGCTTTAGCGAGGGCAAAATTATTTCGGCCACATCATGGGCCAATTGATGTTACACTTCCTGATAATGCCTGGGAATTGGGCTATTCTTCATTTCCATTATCAGGAGAGGTTTCTATCTGTGCTCTTTCGCGGCGTAAAGAAATTGAGGGGGGAAATAAATCAAGATATAGTAGCAAACTGTTTCCGGGTGGGGTTTTAAATTATGAAATTTATATTGATCAATTTGAAGGTGATTGGCAAAATGGCTTGAAAAAAATGTTTCAGGAGCGTTGGATTTATGATCTGGAAGAATTTGACCTGAGTTTGTACAATCGAACTGATTTAAAGTGGATTCGTTCGGCTTATTTAATCACTCTTCAGTTTGCATGGGATCATCAGTTTTATGACTATCTGACAAAAAATTTTAATATTGAGAAATTTTTGGAGAAACCTAAATACTTTGGCTTTTATGATGTTTACGGTATTTGGCCAACCTGGCCAAGACTGGGGGTGGATGAGCGAAACCAGTGGGATCACTTTCGGGATTTGCCGGGCGGTTTGAACAAGTTAAAAGAGATATCAAAATTTAAAGATAAATTTAATACCCGCTTTTTTATTGCCTACAATCCATGGGATGAAAGTACCAGAGCTGAAGATCCTTACGTAGGAATGGCAAGTATAATCAAAGATGTTGATGCAGATGGTGTGGTTTTGGATTGTCAGGGGAATAGCAGCTATAAACTTCAGGCTGCTGCTGATGGGGTAAAAAATGGGGTGATCATGTACAGTGAAGGCATGGCAATTCCAAAAGATATGCCGGGGATTGTTAGCGGAAGGGTTCATGATGCTATTTTTTATCAGCCCCCGCTTAACCTGAATAAACTGATTAAACCGGATTTCGCTATTTTCAGGGTGTGCCAGCTATCGCAAGGGCGAATACATCGTGAAACGGCGGTTTCATTTTTTAATGGTTATGGCACCGAGATCAATACTTTTGCACCCGGCCGACCCGAATGGATGGACGAAGAATATAAATTTCTGGGAAGAACCACAAAAATCTTAAGGGAAAACACGGATGTTTTCACTTCGTATAATTATACCCCACTGATTACATCTTTAAAAGACAGTGTTTGGGTGAACGAATGGAAAACAGATCAAAAAAGCCTTTATACCATTTTAAGTTTT
Coding sequences within:
- a CDS encoding galactose mutarotase, with protein sequence MTRNLILAVLFLINMAACTSKNQKQKMNQTNEKFQEVELSNATGMKVKISNFGGSIMSIFVPDKEGNFGEVVLGFDTPEEYLNGNPYFGALIGRYGNRIANGKFELNGKISELARNNGENHLHGGNIGYNNVFWDILEYSENAVKLHYLSKDGEEGYPGNMDIQVTYTLTENNEIEINYLAETDQPTVLNLTHHSFFNLKDGGISPILDHELMINANAYTPVDAGLIPTGEIMNVENTPMDFRTQIPIGQRIEEDYEQLKMGKGYDHNWVLNKDANELTLAARVYEPSTGRTMEVYTTEPALQFYSGNFLDNTDKGHNGTLYQFRSAFCLETQHYPDSPNHANFPSTLLNPGEKYTQKTIYKFGVNP
- a CDS encoding formylglycine-generating enzyme family protein, coding for MMKKLILFGCFILLLNPFVRTQNFNIWLYNGEVLVSYDEASKMLPLFSAEINGQVVFSSANGYSSNIRNLPEYKYEMNPHPKGGYIFKIHFTNTSQDTLDIANIIPFGENKDRIYITAKGPKALARAKLFRPHHGPIDVTLPDNAWELGYSSFPLSGEVSICALSRRKEIEGGNKSRYSSKLFPGGVLNYEIYIDQFEGDWQNGLKKMFQERWIYDLEEFDLSLYNRTDLKWIRSAYLITLQFAWDHQFYDYLTKNFNIEKFLEKPKYFGFYDVYGIWPTWPRLGVDERNQWDHFRDLPGGLNKLKEISKFKDKFNTRFFIAYNPWDESTRAEDPYVGMASIIKDVDADGVVLDCQGNSSYKLQAAADGVKNGVIMYSEGMAIPKDMPGIVSGRVHDAIFYQPPLNLNKLIKPDFAIFRVCQLSQGRIHRETAVSFFNGYGTEINTFAPGRPEWMDEEYKFLGRTTKILRENTDVFTSYNYTPLITSLKDSVWVNEWKTDQKSLYTILSFNYRGHDGPLFEIGAVDHVHYIDLWNHREIEPVRIDGKIMIPAEIQPYLAKLIGTRSEGEVACIAGFPKEIDLIYNADILYLNAKTGDHYKIWKNNPEYENEAVIIDQLNDTLELSKIIGRYEGKIVIQLFKENLLLDERIIERKIGKAVLISVIEQTVFSKKLADKMKYIPTGKFAFYATNDDQFIPYPENADSTLIEIGPFYMDTYPVTNKEYHEFIKGSNYIPDDVTNYLKHWIGNKYNEADADKPVVYISFEDAKAYSKWIGKRLPTEAEWQYAAQGKNANMWPWGSEFDSTLCNNNLGYLTNVNDFPKGKSPFNIEDMVGNVWQMTSDLYDNGSYYFVMIRGGSYYNPTSSWWYVKGGPQRLDKRQMLLLVGSGLNRNATVGFRCVMDVSKK